A single Lentimicrobiaceae bacterium DNA region contains:
- a CDS encoding beta-lactamase family protein, whose product MKKHQLTFVSLLLLTVFSLISCKKETSDPNQLLIGKMKAVTDSLVKNTDIPGIVALVVDKKRGIDWLYAAGVSNKETMTPMDVNHTFRIASNTKTFTGTVLLQLVGEGKISLNDKVTKYLPQYPTANGITLTMLANMTSGLFDYFDDDRWVEGFKATPLRIWSPAELADLSFSHPLLFTPGTQYKYTNTNTILLGMIIEKVTGNKLATEINNRIVVPLHLKNTGFMASGTALPGNHGRGYDFGDLGITGDVTESYDVSNSWAAGAVYTSPRELQQFVESMVEGGLLPDSLQNRRLNNDFNQIGPVQSYGLCLSKLGSFYGHNGVIWGYTSSMYHSSDKQCTVIIYYNLCQPADHFPDSLFLRFMEILYSKYIF is encoded by the coding sequence ATGAAGAAGCATCAACTAACATTTGTCTCCCTCCTCCTTTTGACGGTATTCTCTTTGATCTCATGCAAAAAAGAGACCTCTGACCCCAACCAGCTACTCATCGGCAAGATGAAAGCTGTTACCGACTCGTTGGTAAAAAACACAGATATTCCGGGCATTGTGGCATTGGTTGTAGATAAAAAAAGAGGGATTGATTGGTTGTATGCAGCAGGAGTAAGCAACAAGGAGACCATGACACCCATGGATGTCAACCACACCTTCAGGATTGCAAGCAATACGAAGACTTTTACAGGGACTGTGCTTCTGCAGTTGGTTGGCGAAGGGAAAATCTCTCTGAACGATAAGGTAACGAAATACCTTCCACAGTACCCGACCGCCAATGGCATTACCCTGACCATGCTTGCCAACATGACCAGTGGCTTGTTTGATTATTTTGATGATGACCGTTGGGTGGAAGGATTCAAGGCAACACCATTGCGTATTTGGTCTCCCGCAGAACTTGCGGATTTATCGTTTTCCCACCCACTGCTTTTCACGCCGGGTACTCAATACAAATACACCAATACTAACACCATCCTACTGGGGATGATTATTGAAAAGGTTACCGGCAACAAGCTGGCAACGGAGATCAACAACCGAATTGTCGTACCGCTTCATCTGAAAAATACCGGGTTTATGGCTAGTGGAACGGCATTACCCGGCAATCACGGCAGGGGATATGATTTTGGTGATCTTGGCATTACCGGTGATGTTACCGAATCCTACGATGTCTCTAATTCATGGGCTGCAGGTGCAGTTTATACCAGCCCACGCGAGTTACAGCAATTTGTTGAAAGCATGGTAGAAGGTGGATTGCTCCCAGATTCACTACAGAACAGGAGGCTAAATAATGATTTCAACCAGATTGGTCCGGTTCAGTCCTATGGATTATGCCTGTCAAAGTTGGGATCCTTTTATGGTCATAACGGTGTCATTTGGGGGTATACTTCCTCCATGTACCATAGTTCGGATAAACAGTGTACCGTAATTATCTATTACAATCTTTGTCAGCCGGCAGATCACTTCCCCGATAGTCTGTTTTTACGATTTATGGAAATTCTTTATAGCAAATATATCTTCTAA
- a CDS encoding DUF349 domain-containing protein codes for METKDELTRTPQEPETTQEIQSEAKEELAETSQLETIQPESAPEQEIAPEIAISEETSAEFVAETAQEIQSETKEELAETSQLETIQPESAPEQEIAPEIAISEETSAEFIAETAQEIQPETKDELAETVQQENIPPEPTPGQEIAPEIAISEEMHTKHAAENESEINEKITEEAEAISPEPNTGSEVVPDVEVEAELADKELEIHLPDLTFDPSASSLSPIAEIAVEEELDETEIISIAEENFEEYNREQLLNSLQKLVQEGDVNVIKSQVALIKVAFLKISKEEKQQRLERFLAEGGKKEEFVADDMTDEQFNAAFNIYKEKKSKYNEEFEKQKLLNLEAKNQILEELKTLVNSEETLKKTYDEFRLLQDRWKQIGMVPKNEINGLWQNYHFLVEKFFDKVKINKELKDLDLKKNLENKIALCEKVEELLLEVSIARSFKQLQKFHEEWKEIGPVPQDKKDEIWERFKTVSDKINERRRDFYINMQDELQNNLVAKTLLCEKAEALISEEIKSIKSWQEKTNQVNELLKIWKTIGPASIKQNNEIWLRFRTSLENFFSAKKEFYSKLKDQQIENYNRKLDLCMQAEAIKSNTEWNKTTREFINMQKEWKKIGPVSRKNSEKIWKRFRAACDEFFNNKTTFFSNVTQMEQQNLQLKEALIKQVQEFVPSDNRNVDFESLKNFQRQWTEIGYVPLAEKDRLQNEFRTVINKHFDKLKVSGGEAFSFNYKNRFESVKNSPDAGKIISKERNFLATKISKLQEEIMLWENNIGFLANSKNANILREEFDKKINKAKEEVKTLEEKLKFLRSANNNQ; via the coding sequence ATGGAAACAAAAGACGAACTGACCCGCACTCCCCAGGAACCTGAAACAACCCAGGAAATCCAATCCGAAGCAAAAGAAGAATTAGCAGAAACTTCTCAGCTTGAAACCATTCAACCCGAATCTGCGCCCGAACAGGAAATAGCACCTGAAATTGCTATAAGCGAAGAAACCTCTGCAGAGTTTGTTGCTGAAACTGCCCAGGAAATCCAATCCGAAACTAAAGAAGAATTAGCAGAAACTTCTCAGCTTGAAACCATTCAACCCGAATCTGCACCCGAACAGGAAATAGCACCTGAAATTGCTATAAGCGAAGAAACCTCTGCAGAGTTTATTGCTGAAACTGCCCAGGAAATCCAACCCGAAACTAAAGACGAGTTGGCAGAAACCGTTCAACAAGAAAATATTCCCCCCGAACCTACTCCCGGACAGGAAATAGCACCTGAAATTGCCATAAGCGAAGAAATGCACACAAAGCATGCTGCCGAAAATGAATCCGAAATAAATGAAAAAATTACTGAAGAAGCAGAAGCTATTTCGCCGGAGCCAAATACTGGCAGCGAAGTGGTTCCAGATGTAGAAGTCGAAGCAGAGCTTGCAGACAAAGAACTTGAAATCCATCTTCCCGACCTTACTTTCGACCCCAGTGCTTCTTCTCTTTCGCCTATTGCTGAAATAGCTGTAGAAGAAGAATTAGATGAAACCGAAATTATCAGCATTGCAGAAGAAAATTTTGAAGAGTATAATCGTGAACAGCTACTGAATTCTTTACAAAAACTTGTTCAGGAAGGAGATGTTAATGTGATAAAAAGTCAGGTAGCCCTTATCAAGGTTGCATTTCTAAAAATATCCAAAGAAGAAAAACAACAGCGTTTAGAAAGATTTTTAGCCGAAGGAGGTAAAAAAGAAGAATTCGTTGCCGATGACATGACCGACGAACAATTCAACGCTGCTTTCAATATATACAAAGAAAAAAAATCAAAATATAACGAAGAGTTTGAAAAACAGAAACTCCTGAACCTTGAAGCCAAAAATCAGATTCTGGAAGAACTGAAAACACTCGTTAACTCGGAAGAAACCCTGAAAAAAACCTACGATGAATTCCGACTGCTTCAGGATCGTTGGAAACAAATCGGGATGGTTCCAAAAAACGAAATCAACGGACTATGGCAGAATTACCATTTCCTGGTTGAGAAATTTTTTGATAAAGTAAAGATCAATAAAGAACTGAAAGACCTTGATCTGAAAAAGAACCTTGAAAATAAAATTGCTCTTTGCGAAAAAGTAGAAGAATTGCTCCTTGAGGTGTCAATTGCCAGGTCGTTCAAACAGTTGCAAAAATTTCATGAAGAGTGGAAAGAAATCGGACCCGTTCCTCAGGACAAGAAAGACGAAATCTGGGAAAGATTCAAAACCGTTTCCGACAAAATTAACGAACGGCGCCGCGATTTTTATATCAATATGCAAGATGAGCTGCAAAACAACCTTGTTGCAAAAACCCTTCTTTGCGAAAAGGCAGAAGCCCTGATTTCAGAAGAAATAAAATCTATCAAATCCTGGCAGGAAAAAACTAACCAGGTTAATGAATTGCTAAAAATATGGAAAACAATAGGTCCCGCATCCATCAAACAAAACAACGAAATCTGGTTGCGGTTCCGTACAAGTCTTGAAAACTTCTTCTCGGCAAAAAAAGAATTTTACAGTAAGCTGAAAGACCAACAAATAGAAAATTACAATCGGAAACTCGACCTGTGCATGCAGGCAGAAGCCATTAAATCGAATACAGAATGGAATAAAACTACACGCGAATTCATTAACATGCAAAAAGAATGGAAAAAAATAGGTCCGGTTTCGCGAAAGAATTCTGAAAAAATATGGAAACGTTTCCGTGCTGCATGTGATGAGTTTTTCAACAATAAAACTACATTTTTTTCCAATGTTACCCAAATGGAACAGCAGAACCTGCAATTAAAAGAAGCACTTATTAAACAGGTACAGGAATTTGTTCCCAGCGACAACCGGAATGTTGACTTTGAGAGCCTCAAAAATTTTCAACGTCAATGGACAGAAATTGGCTATGTTCCTTTAGCAGAAAAAGATCGTCTACAAAATGAATTTCGTACTGTAATCAACAAACATTTTGATAAACTTAAGGTAAGCGGAGGTGAAGCATTCAGTTTTAATTATAAAAATCGCTTTGAATCAGTAAAAAATTCTCCCGATGCAGGCAAAATCATCAGCAAAGAACGCAATTTCTTAGCTACTAAAATAAGTAAGTTGCAGGAAGAAATCATGCTTTGGGAAAACAATATCGGTTTTCTTGCCAATTCTAAAAATGCGAACATTCTCCGCGAAGAATTTGACAAAAAAATAAATAAAGCCAAGGAAGAAGTGAAAACGCTGGAAGAAAAACTCAAATTTTTGCGCTCGGCAAACAACAACCAATAG
- a CDS encoding HEPN domain-containing protein, with protein sequence MNIDKEKIKSILEKCLIDGLDLIKKQKEEDKKRDWHFTFEHHDDYPTMSEMDNGMPSFYLNSYKKIDYSKFLTKDKKYLEIESWQKFHEFVLAEESLCKYYSLIEYGNFKEETKDEIKEFHSQIYTYFFVSDFIDSYIHKYSLEFETSSFEHIFQLFYNSFNNEKIEINIIVPILFVDFDFESIQINDSISIERIDKQIQLARNTRKSYTSSAHETVIGAATHAFVLKGWFVDNISQHQLDWNMPDLKYFGKPIAIIERLFASLRLVSDIETGYCQVISEPINWQYRCKADLPQIFVASEKRYPDKFENYGWLNLISKVSKDELVKFKTVFEQLDSKQHTLAIKRLNSASLRKNDEDSILDVTIALESLLTNDSTSEITYRLATRATQICKLSSFKDYSTSQVFDFCKKIYKYRSAVVHGDLKRIEKTKKIESTDSKEIEIIKISTDLLKHILVTMLENGIKDTNSIDKIMM encoded by the coding sequence ATGAACATTGATAAAGAGAAAATAAAATCTATTCTGGAAAAATGTCTAATTGATGGGTTAGATTTAATAAAAAAACAAAAAGAGGAAGATAAGAAGAGAGATTGGCATTTCACTTTTGAACATCATGATGATTATCCAACAATGTCTGAAATGGATAATGGGATGCCTAGTTTTTATTTAAATAGCTATAAAAAAATTGATTATTCAAAGTTTCTGACAAAAGATAAAAAGTATTTAGAAATTGAATCTTGGCAAAAGTTTCATGAATTTGTTTTAGCAGAAGAATCTCTTTGCAAATATTACAGTTTAATAGAATATGGCAACTTTAAAGAAGAAACGAAAGATGAAATAAAGGAATTTCATAGTCAGATATACACTTATTTCTTCGTGTCAGATTTTATTGATTCGTACATTCATAAATATTCTTTAGAATTTGAAACAAGTAGTTTTGAACACATATTTCAATTATTCTATAATTCTTTCAATAATGAGAAAATTGAAATCAATATTATAGTACCGATATTGTTTGTTGACTTTGATTTTGAGTCAATTCAGATAAATGATAGTATTTCAATTGAAAGAATCGACAAACAGATTCAATTAGCACGGAATACAAGAAAAAGCTATACTTCATCAGCTCATGAGACAGTTATTGGAGCAGCAACACATGCTTTTGTATTGAAAGGATGGTTTGTTGACAATATCAGTCAACATCAATTGGATTGGAATATGCCTGATTTAAAATATTTCGGTAAGCCGATTGCAATAATTGAAAGATTGTTTGCTTCACTGCGATTGGTTTCGGACATCGAGACAGGATATTGTCAAGTAATTTCTGAGCCTATAAATTGGCAATATCGCTGCAAAGCAGATTTGCCTCAGATCTTTGTTGCTTCTGAAAAAAGATATCCAGATAAATTTGAAAATTATGGCTGGTTAAATTTGATAAGCAAAGTTTCAAAAGACGAATTAGTAAAATTCAAAACCGTTTTTGAACAATTAGATTCAAAACAGCATACTCTCGCAATTAAAAGGTTAAACTCTGCATCACTAAGAAAAAATGATGAAGATTCAATCCTTGATGTGACAATTGCTTTGGAAAGTCTGTTAACAAACGATTCAACTTCTGAAATAACATATCGACTTGCTACTAGAGCTACTCAGATTTGCAAATTGTCAAGTTTTAAGGATTATAGTACTAGTCAGGTTTTTGATTTTTGTAAAAAAATTTATAAATATCGAAGTGCTGTAGTGCATGGAGATTTAAAAAGAATTGAAAAGACAAAAAAAATTGAAAGTACTGATTCTAAAGAAATTGAGATAATAAAAATTTCTACAGATTTATTAAAGCATATTTTAGTGACAATGCTTGAAAATGGAATAAAAGACACAAACTCAATTGATAAAATAATGATGTAA
- the cdaA gene encoding diadenylate cyclase CdaA, whose translation MLSILLNSFLQVRLLDIIDIILVAILLFELYQLLKGTAAINIFFGIIAVFAAWRVVKILEMELLAEILGAFISVGFIALIVVFQPEIRKFLLMLGTPGFIKKHKKRFLFWKLKYTPGPQVNVDAVVQACHKMALSKTGALIVIARKNNLQEYIDTGESINASISDQLIETIFFKNTPLHDGAIIISDNHIAAARCILPVSSNQEIPSNYGLRHRSALGISERSDAIAIVVSEQTGKIAYCTNASITAKIEPSQLKNMLEEDWEMA comes from the coding sequence ATGCTTTCAATTTTGTTGAATTCGTTTTTGCAAGTCCGGCTACTCGATATAATTGATATTATTTTGGTAGCCATATTACTTTTCGAGTTGTACCAACTGTTAAAGGGAACTGCTGCCATCAATATCTTTTTTGGTATCATCGCCGTTTTTGCAGCATGGCGGGTGGTAAAAATTCTCGAAATGGAATTGCTTGCAGAAATTTTAGGAGCATTTATCAGTGTGGGTTTCATTGCATTGATTGTTGTTTTTCAACCTGAAATCCGAAAATTTCTCCTGATGCTGGGAACACCAGGTTTTATCAAAAAACACAAAAAACGTTTTCTTTTCTGGAAGCTGAAATATACACCTGGTCCCCAGGTGAATGTGGATGCCGTGGTACAGGCTTGCCATAAAATGGCATTATCAAAAACAGGAGCCCTGATTGTTATTGCCCGCAAAAACAATCTTCAAGAATATATTGATACCGGCGAAAGTATCAATGCCAGCATTTCCGACCAGCTAATCGAAACCATCTTCTTCAAAAACACCCCGCTTCACGATGGAGCCATCATCATTTCTGATAACCATATCGCGGCAGCACGTTGTATACTTCCGGTTTCAAGCAATCAGGAAATACCTTCAAATTATGGACTTAGACATCGTTCTGCACTGGGAATATCCGAACGTTCCGATGCTATCGCAATTGTGGTTTCAGAACAAACAGGCAAAATAGCATATTGCACCAATGCCAGCATCACTGCTAAAATTGAACCCTCACAATTGAAAAATATGCTGGAAGAAGACTGGGAAATGGCTTAA
- a CDS encoding beta-lactamase family protein, which translates to MKKASKLFFSVALISLFCMISCKKETSDPNQLLIEQMKSVTDSIVQNTYVPGIVALVVDHKRGIDWLYTAGYSDIVNKLPMDGSYVFRMGSNTKTMSITVLLQLVDEGKISLTDKLSTWFPDYPQSDKITIAMLMDMKSGIFNYSEDIPVFRQSMVTNPERVWQPKELIDLGFSHEFYFEPGTSFHYSNTNTFIIGLLIEKLTGNSLETEINKRLIQPLHLDNTQFLTQGVSLPGNHGRGYEIRDTIPNVDVTEYYDISWGWAAGSAYSTPRELQKYVETLVGGGFLSKTLQQKRLTENFYNSPDLWLGKISYGLGLMRCGRSFFGHGGDLSGFSSSMYHSNEKNCTIVLYFNTQDHLPSAFLLLQYLNILYGEDY; encoded by the coding sequence ATGAAAAAAGCAAGTAAATTATTTTTTTCGGTTGCATTGATCTCACTATTTTGCATGATTTCCTGCAAAAAAGAGACCTCTGACCCTAACCAGCTACTCATCGAACAAATGAAATCTGTTACCGATTCCATAGTCCAGAATACCTATGTCCCGGGCATTGTGGCACTGGTGGTTGATCATAAACGAGGTATTGACTGGCTTTATACAGCAGGATATAGCGATATTGTTAACAAGCTGCCAATGGATGGCAGTTATGTTTTCAGGATGGGAAGCAATACCAAAACGATGAGCATTACTGTTCTCCTCCAATTGGTGGATGAAGGGAAAATTTCGCTTACCGATAAATTGTCAACATGGTTTCCTGATTATCCGCAATCTGATAAAATTACTATTGCCATGTTGATGGATATGAAAAGTGGCATATTCAACTATTCTGAGGATATTCCGGTTTTTAGGCAATCCATGGTTACAAATCCTGAAAGGGTTTGGCAACCAAAGGAATTAATTGATTTGGGTTTTTCGCATGAATTTTATTTTGAGCCGGGAACGAGTTTTCATTATTCTAATACAAACACTTTTATTATTGGTTTATTGATTGAAAAATTAACTGGTAATTCCCTGGAAACGGAAATAAACAAAAGGTTAATTCAACCTTTACATTTGGATAATACACAATTTCTTACCCAGGGAGTAAGTTTACCCGGCAACCATGGCAGAGGATATGAAATCAGGGACACAATTCCGAATGTGGATGTTACTGAGTATTACGACATCTCATGGGGATGGGCTGCGGGATCAGCGTATTCTACCCCACGGGAATTGCAAAAATATGTGGAAACTTTAGTGGGAGGAGGGTTTCTGTCCAAAACGCTTCAGCAAAAACGCCTGACGGAAAATTTTTACAACAGCCCGGATTTGTGGTTGGGGAAAATTAGCTATGGATTAGGTCTTATGCGTTGTGGAAGGAGTTTCTTTGGGCATGGTGGCGATTTATCGGGCTTTTCTTCCTCGATGTATCACAGCAACGAAAAGAATTGTACCATTGTATTGTATTTCAATACTCAGGACCATTTGCCGTCAGCCTTTCTATTGCTCCAGTATTTGAATATTCTTTATGGCGAGGACTATTAA
- the folP gene encoding dihydropteroate synthase, giving the protein MKLHFEKGKPLVMGIVNLTPDSFYDGGKYSTLDSILQRVEKLIAEGASIIDIGAVSTRPGASLPDTAEELQRLIPVLQLIKSHFPDTLLSVDTFRSEVAIQAIKEGASIINDISGGTFDDKMFETVTKSDVYYVLMHIQGTPQHMQSNPCYTDVTAEILEFFKKRIQKLNALGYDKIILDPGFGFGKTIEHNYTLLQQLPEFVKTGYPVLAGLSRKSMIYRLLNILPAEALNGTTVLNTIALLNGASLLRVHDVKEAIEAIKLTEMLCTVK; this is encoded by the coding sequence ATGAAACTACATTTTGAAAAGGGAAAACCTTTAGTAATGGGTATAGTTAACCTCACTCCCGATTCTTTTTACGACGGAGGAAAATACAGCACTCTCGATTCTATTTTGCAAAGGGTGGAAAAACTTATTGCAGAAGGGGCTTCTATAATTGACATAGGGGCTGTTTCCACCCGTCCGGGAGCGTCTTTGCCTGATACAGCAGAAGAACTCCAAAGGCTTATACCTGTATTACAACTGATTAAATCTCATTTTCCCGATACTTTGCTTTCGGTTGATACTTTTCGTTCGGAGGTAGCAATACAGGCGATAAAAGAAGGTGCTTCTATCATAAATGATATTTCCGGAGGGACATTCGATGATAAAATGTTTGAAACGGTTACAAAATCGGATGTTTACTATGTTTTGATGCATATTCAGGGGACTCCGCAGCACATGCAGTCGAATCCCTGTTATACTGATGTTACAGCCGAAATACTTGAGTTCTTCAAAAAGAGAATTCAAAAACTGAATGCATTGGGGTACGATAAAATTATCCTTGACCCGGGATTTGGTTTCGGGAAAACCATCGAACATAACTATACCCTGCTGCAGCAATTACCTGAATTTGTCAAAACAGGGTATCCTGTTCTTGCGGGACTTTCAAGAAAATCTATGATTTACCGTTTGCTGAACATTTTGCCGGCAGAAGCTTTAAATGGCACTACCGTACTCAATACCATTGCTTTGCTCAACGGGGCTTCTCTACTCAGGGTACACGATGTTAAAGAAGCAATAGAAGCGATAAAATTGACTGAAATGCTTTGTACGGTTAAATAA